A genome region from Kaistia algarum includes the following:
- a CDS encoding substrate-binding domain-containing protein — MSKFKNGTARSLAIGAVLMASATMVHAEDTKFLIGIVEQQLSNPFFGKLQQAGVDAAKKHGLETMTAESSVAGDSATQVAAIENMINRGVKGIVLDPANASALLKVVKKARDAGIIVVTTNTSLEPADAADASFETDNLAAGELIGKWAKASLGATPARVALLDYDLSDKTAKARHDGFLKGFGLTESSPEIAGSALTQANVETGQSSMENLLSAHPDINAVYTINEPAAQGAFLATKKSKTPIILTSIDGSCSGVRSVADGTIGATVMQFPSNMGQLAVDAIVTAVNGGAKPSGVNNSGTVLITDKPVDGIESKDSKWGLANCWGE; from the coding sequence ATGTCTAAATTCAAGAATGGGACCGCACGGTCCCTCGCCATTGGCGCAGTCCTGATGGCATCCGCCACCATGGTGCATGCCGAAGACACGAAATTCCTCATCGGCATTGTGGAGCAGCAGCTCTCCAATCCATTCTTCGGCAAGCTGCAGCAAGCCGGCGTCGACGCGGCCAAGAAGCACGGCCTCGAAACGATGACGGCTGAGTCCAGCGTTGCCGGCGACTCGGCGACCCAGGTCGCCGCGATCGAGAACATGATCAACCGCGGCGTCAAGGGCATCGTGCTCGACCCGGCCAATGCGTCGGCGCTGCTGAAGGTCGTGAAGAAGGCGCGGGATGCTGGCATCATCGTCGTCACGACGAACACCTCGCTCGAGCCGGCCGATGCCGCCGACGCCTCGTTCGAAACCGACAATCTCGCCGCCGGCGAATTGATCGGCAAATGGGCCAAGGCCAGTCTCGGTGCAACGCCCGCGCGTGTCGCGCTGCTGGACTACGACCTCTCAGACAAGACCGCCAAGGCCCGGCATGACGGCTTCCTGAAAGGCTTCGGCCTGACCGAAAGCTCGCCCGAGATCGCCGGCTCGGCGCTTACTCAGGCCAATGTCGAGACGGGCCAGTCCTCGATGGAGAACCTGCTTTCCGCCCATCCGGATATCAATGCCGTCTACACGATCAACGAACCGGCGGCCCAGGGCGCCTTCCTGGCTACCAAAAAATCGAAGACCCCCATCATTCTGACTTCGATCGATGGCAGCTGTTCGGGCGTGCGTAGCGTCGCCGACGGCACGATCGGCGCGACGGTGATGCAATTCCCGTCCAATATGGGCCAACTGGCGGTCGATGCGATCGTCACTGCCGTCAATGGCGGGGCGAAGCCAAGCGGCGTCAATAATTCGGGCACCGTGCTCATCACCGACAAGCCGGTCGATGGGATCGAGTCGAAGGACTCGAAGTGGGGCCTGGCCAACTGCTGGGGAGAGTAG
- a CDS encoding FGGY-family carbohydrate kinase, with translation MVGAESFLIGLDFGTESARGVLLDVADGSQIASHAFPYRHGVMTAALPDGTGLPRGFALQDAADYVEAAEVILAALGSGRRIAGIGLGFTASSPLPARADGTALSALYPSDPHSYVKLWKHAAAQPYAASINRGGGAFLDNFGGKVSGEWLLAKAAQIQAEAPIIWREADRFIEAGDWLVWQLTGVEARSLDFAAYKAQFSAGSGYPSDTVPGLLERLSAPLPVGSSAGRLNAAWQARTGILGEPAVAVAVIDSHVVLPAVGGVSPGTLVGALGTSAAYLLLADTDRPLPFGIEGVAHGAALPDLWCYEAGQAGFGDVLAWFVSAFPRAEERSESFRLYDAAAAMLQPGDSRLLALDWWSGNRVPYADSALSGLIAGFGLHTTSTHIYRALLEALCFGARSIVDHFRAGNLAVDRVVLTSGLTRRNPLLLQIMADVQATEILVPDILNPTAVGAAIHGAVAAGVVADFPEGSARFGARAYDRFEPDARRAAIYEVLYRQYRDLAASRTVRQTLSQLGAGVVEPTTISGTAAAGRAETARTAIGRN, from the coding sequence ATGGTTGGGGCGGAGAGCTTTCTGATAGGGCTGGATTTCGGCACGGAGTCAGCGCGCGGCGTGCTGCTCGATGTCGCCGATGGCAGTCAGATCGCCAGTCACGCATTCCCCTATCGCCACGGCGTCATGACCGCCGCGCTTCCAGATGGCACAGGCCTACCCAGAGGGTTCGCGCTCCAGGACGCTGCTGACTATGTCGAGGCTGCGGAGGTCATCCTTGCGGCCCTTGGTTCCGGCCGGAGAATCGCCGGGATCGGTCTTGGCTTTACGGCCAGTTCGCCGTTGCCGGCACGTGCCGATGGGACGGCGCTTTCGGCCCTCTATCCGAGCGATCCGCATTCCTATGTCAAACTCTGGAAGCACGCGGCGGCCCAGCCTTATGCCGCATCCATCAATCGCGGCGGTGGCGCGTTCCTGGACAATTTCGGCGGCAAGGTGTCCGGCGAGTGGCTGCTCGCCAAGGCAGCGCAGATCCAGGCCGAGGCACCGATTATCTGGCGTGAAGCCGATCGATTCATCGAGGCGGGTGATTGGCTCGTTTGGCAATTGACGGGCGTCGAGGCGCGTAGCCTCGATTTCGCGGCCTACAAGGCCCAGTTCTCGGCAGGTAGCGGGTATCCGTCCGACACCGTCCCCGGCCTTTTGGAACGTCTGTCGGCGCCGCTGCCGGTGGGATCCTCTGCGGGCCGGCTGAACGCAGCCTGGCAGGCCCGCACAGGAATACTGGGCGAACCCGCCGTCGCCGTCGCGGTGATTGATTCCCACGTCGTGCTGCCGGCGGTCGGCGGCGTCAGCCCGGGAACCCTGGTCGGGGCTCTGGGCACATCCGCGGCCTATCTGCTCCTCGCGGATACGGATCGCCCGCTGCCATTTGGCATCGAGGGCGTCGCCCATGGCGCGGCCCTGCCGGATCTGTGGTGCTATGAGGCGGGGCAGGCCGGCTTTGGCGACGTGCTGGCCTGGTTCGTCAGTGCCTTTCCGCGCGCGGAGGAGCGCAGCGAAAGTTTCCGCCTCTATGACGCCGCCGCTGCCATGCTGCAACCCGGCGACAGCCGGCTGCTGGCTCTCGACTGGTGGAGTGGAAACCGCGTTCCCTACGCAGATTCGGCACTTTCAGGACTCATTGCGGGCTTCGGTCTTCATACGACGTCGACACACATCTACCGGGCGCTTCTGGAAGCACTGTGCTTTGGAGCCCGCTCGATCGTCGATCATTTTCGAGCTGGTAACCTCGCCGTGGACCGGGTCGTGCTGACGAGCGGACTGACACGGCGTAACCCTCTGCTCCTGCAGATCATGGCCGACGTGCAGGCCACTGAAATCCTCGTGCCCGATATTCTGAATCCGACCGCAGTCGGTGCCGCCATCCATGGCGCAGTTGCGGCCGGCGTCGTCGCCGATTTCCCAGAGGGATCGGCGCGCTTCGGCGCGCGAGCCTATGACCGCTTCGAACCCGATGCCCGGCGCGCGGCAATCTATGAGGTCTTGTACCGGCAATATCGTGATCTCGCTGCCAGCCGGACCGTTCGCCAGACGCTGAGCCAGCTTGGCGCCGGGGTCGTCGAACCCACAACCATTTCAGGAACTGCGGCGGCCGGGAGGGCCGAGACCGCACGGACCGCCATCGGTCGCAACTGA
- a CDS encoding autotransporter-associated beta strand repeat-containing protein, translating to MAVVSTDSGVSASISSVIADGSASARLAKTGSGPLVLSGTNTYSGGARIDGGTLQVSSDANLGAVAGGLIFNGGALSTTGDIASVRGVTLTAMRVFDVAFSTTLGLTGVVSGGELAKQGAGTLTLSGVDGYIGGTAPARSA from the coding sequence GTGGCCGTCGTTTCGACGGACAGCGGTGTCAGCGCCAGCATCAGCTCGGTGATCGCCGACGGTAGCGCGTCGGCGCGGCTTGCCAAGACCGGAAGCGGCCCTCTGGTGCTGTCCGGCACCAACACCTATTCCGGCGGCGCGCGGATCGACGGCGGCACGCTTCAGGTGTCGTCCGACGCCAATCTCGGCGCGGTGGCGGGCGGCTTGATCTTCAATGGCGGAGCGCTGTCCACGACCGGCGACATCGCCTCGGTGCGCGGCGTCACCTTGACGGCCATGCGCGTCTTCGATGTCGCCTTCAGCACCACGCTCGGCCTGACCGGCGTCGTCAGCGGCGGCGAGCTGGCGAAGCAGGGCGCCGGCACGCTCACCTTGTCCGGGGTCGACGGCTACATCGGCGGCACGGCGCCGGCGCGATCGGCGTGA
- a CDS encoding NAD-dependent epimerase/dehydratase family protein, with amino-acid sequence MRVVITGAGGNTGRKLFDHLSRQVDRFDVTGLDVVAAPPYSARSYDLSVWDEAWVETFAGADVVVHLAAERLPNSGWSKILPLNVDLLLNVYEAARHHRVGRIVFASSNWVLGGYRFDDGVRLTSETAPLPVNPYGAAKLFGERYGKKLADLAGISVINLRIGYNQWLRGNRPSPEMELGTWGQMLWLSDRDFCQAMEKAITVPGVRYATLNVTSRTIGSRWDISETERVLGYVPQDEYRIRSPLGVTLTQGLARLRDQGGARLRRLFSDNW; translated from the coding sequence ATGCGTGTCGTAATCACTGGCGCTGGCGGAAATACCGGCCGCAAGCTCTTTGACCATCTGTCCCGGCAGGTGGATCGCTTCGATGTCACGGGCCTGGATGTGGTGGCTGCGCCTCCCTATTCGGCAAGATCCTATGATCTGAGTGTCTGGGACGAGGCATGGGTCGAGACCTTCGCGGGCGCCGACGTGGTGGTGCATCTCGCGGCGGAGCGCTTGCCGAATTCCGGCTGGTCGAAGATCCTGCCCCTCAATGTCGACCTGCTGCTGAACGTCTATGAAGCCGCGCGCCATCATCGCGTCGGGCGAATCGTATTCGCCTCTTCGAATTGGGTGCTCGGCGGATATCGCTTCGACGACGGCGTCAGGTTGACGTCCGAGACTGCCCCGCTGCCGGTCAATCCCTATGGCGCAGCCAAGCTGTTCGGCGAGCGATATGGCAAGAAACTGGCCGATCTCGCCGGGATTTCGGTGATCAATCTGCGCATCGGCTATAATCAATGGCTGCGTGGCAACCGGCCGTCCCCGGAAATGGAGCTCGGCACCTGGGGCCAGATGCTCTGGCTAAGCGACAGGGATTTCTGTCAGGCCATGGAGAAGGCGATCACGGTTCCGGGCGTGCGCTATGCGACGCTGAACGTGACGTCCCGGACGATCGGCTCGCGCTGGGACATCTCCGAAACGGAACGCGTGCTCGGTTATGTTCCGCAGGACGAATATCGGATCCGTTCGCCGCTCGGCGTGACGCTCACGCAGGGGCTGGCCCGCCTGCGGGACCAGGGAGGGGCGCGCCTGCGCCGTCTGTTCAGCGACAATTGGTGA
- a CDS encoding ROK family transcriptional regulator: MERVDTVGTGRKEYGVGAAGAGSLLHLIAAGRAQSRTALIERSGLSRTTVSQRLASLIAAQFVDETSDTMPSGGRPTRVLTLRTDFALVLVADVGERMVRTAVTTLDPTILAETTTPIDLRQGPLPALRLIAAQFTELLQKIGRAKRDVLGAGLCLPAPVDFHAGRVFGPSILIGWDDFDIRSWLGAEIGAPVFVENDVNLMTLAESRRYWPDVQQLLFIKAGTGIGSGIITDGHIYRGAQGAAGDIGHIQLNSADPPLCRCGKLGCVEARAAGWALARDLRALGYEAEDARDIIRLVNQNEPEAIRRVRDAGRVLGEVTADVVSVLNPSVIVVGGTLSGADEHLLGGVRQLVFERSLPLATRALTIVRARSGDDGGLLGAAQLVTDACLHPDRIEATIMRHARTAEVMER, encoded by the coding sequence ATGGAACGCGTGGACACGGTCGGGACTGGTCGGAAGGAATATGGCGTTGGCGCCGCCGGCGCCGGATCGCTGCTCCATCTGATCGCCGCCGGCCGGGCGCAGTCGCGCACGGCGCTCATCGAACGGTCCGGCCTGTCGCGCACGACGGTGTCGCAACGTCTCGCATCGCTGATCGCGGCGCAATTCGTCGATGAAACGTCAGATACGATGCCGAGTGGAGGCAGGCCGACGCGCGTGCTCACGCTCAGGACAGACTTCGCTCTCGTTCTCGTCGCTGATGTTGGCGAGAGAATGGTTCGAACCGCCGTCACGACGCTGGATCCGACCATCCTGGCCGAGACGACAACGCCGATCGACCTTCGCCAAGGGCCTCTTCCGGCTTTGCGACTCATCGCAGCGCAGTTTACCGAACTGCTTCAAAAGATAGGACGAGCGAAGCGAGATGTTCTCGGCGCCGGGCTTTGTTTGCCCGCACCGGTTGATTTTCATGCCGGCCGGGTCTTCGGTCCATCGATCCTCATAGGCTGGGACGATTTCGACATTCGTTCCTGGCTCGGTGCGGAGATCGGCGCCCCGGTCTTTGTCGAGAACGACGTCAATCTCATGACGCTGGCGGAGTCACGGCGCTATTGGCCGGATGTCCAGCAACTGCTTTTCATCAAGGCGGGTACCGGCATCGGCAGCGGCATCATCACCGACGGCCACATCTATCGCGGCGCCCAGGGCGCTGCCGGCGATATCGGCCATATCCAGCTCAATTCCGCCGACCCGCCCCTTTGCCGATGCGGCAAGCTTGGCTGCGTCGAGGCGCGCGCGGCCGGCTGGGCCTTGGCGCGAGACCTCCGGGCGCTGGGATATGAGGCGGAAGATGCGCGCGATATCATCCGACTCGTCAATCAGAACGAACCCGAAGCGATACGCCGCGTCCGCGACGCCGGCCGCGTGCTCGGCGAAGTGACAGCGGATGTGGTCAGCGTGCTCAATCCCAGCGTCATCGTGGTCGGCGGCACGCTGTCCGGAGCCGATGAACATCTGCTCGGCGGCGTCAGGCAACTGGTCTTCGAGCGCTCCCTGCCGCTGGCGACGCGGGCCCTCACGATCGTTCGTGCCCGGTCCGGCGACGACGGTGGCTTGCTCGGTGCGGCACAACTCGTGACCGATGCATGTCTCCACCCGGATCGGATCGAGGCAACGATTATGCGACACGCCCGAACGGCCGAGGTCATGGAACGCTGA
- a CDS encoding ATP-binding cassette domain-containing protein — MTTDLAAANLVMRAEGLTKHYGHVIALDDADFELAQGEILAVVGDNGAGKSSLIKALTGAIVPDSGAVYLDGEQVHFTNPLSARLAGIETVYQELAVATQLNIAQNLFLGRELRRPGIRGLLFRQLDKPRMRQQATDQMKSLGIHVQSINQKVETLSGGQRQAVAVARSAAWGRKVVILDEPTAALGVRETGQVLDLITRVRDQGLSVVLISHSMPDVFQIADRIHIHRLGRRAAVVSPKTTSRSNVVAVMTGALEPDAVESALILPERRHAAPQQNA; from the coding sequence ATGACGACCGATCTGGCAGCCGCGAACCTCGTGATGCGGGCGGAGGGCCTGACCAAGCACTATGGCCATGTCATCGCGCTGGACGACGCCGATTTCGAGCTCGCACAAGGCGAAATCCTCGCCGTCGTCGGCGACAATGGCGCCGGTAAATCGAGCCTGATCAAGGCGCTTACTGGCGCGATCGTGCCCGATAGCGGCGCGGTTTATCTCGACGGGGAGCAGGTCCACTTCACCAACCCGCTCAGCGCGCGCCTGGCTGGCATCGAGACCGTCTATCAGGAACTCGCGGTCGCCACCCAGCTCAACATTGCGCAGAACCTGTTTCTCGGCCGCGAGCTTCGCCGACCGGGTATCCGCGGTCTTCTATTTCGCCAGTTGGACAAGCCCCGCATGCGCCAGCAGGCGACCGACCAGATGAAGAGCCTTGGGATCCACGTCCAGTCCATCAACCAGAAGGTCGAGACGCTTTCCGGCGGCCAGCGCCAGGCGGTTGCCGTCGCCCGCTCCGCCGCCTGGGGCCGGAAGGTTGTCATCCTCGACGAGCCGACGGCGGCGCTGGGCGTGCGCGAGACCGGCCAGGTGCTGGATCTGATTACGCGGGTGCGCGACCAGGGGCTGTCCGTCGTCCTGATCAGCCACAGCATGCCCGACGTGTTCCAAATCGCCGATCGGATCCACATTCACCGGCTGGGCCGGCGCGCCGCCGTCGTCAGTCCCAAAACCACATCGCGCAGCAATGTGGTGGCCGTGATGACCGGAGCCCTCGAACCGGATGCCGTCGAGTCGGCACTTATCTTGCCGGAACGGCGCCACGCGGCGCCGCAGCAGAACGCCTAG
- a CDS encoding SDR family NAD(P)-dependent oxidoreductase codes for MTILDRFSMRGKISVVTGGNRGIGRAIAIGLAEAGSSVVIAARDEAKSEETLAELKRIGVPAIAVHADVANRDDLEAMVETVARELGPIDVLVNNAGIGFHADALTLSDEDWQRLFAVNLDGVWKASQVVGNQMVKRGIGSIINIGSISGLIINRPQWHSPYGISKAAVHHLTRSLAAEWATSGVRVNAIAPGYVKTEIASSEYEDYRHYWRDEVPMQRYATPEEIAPIALLLASDASSFVTGSVFVVDGGYTLW; via the coding sequence ATGACGATCTTGGACAGATTCTCGATGCGAGGCAAAATCTCGGTCGTGACGGGCGGAAATCGCGGCATCGGCCGGGCCATCGCGATCGGTCTTGCCGAGGCGGGGTCGTCGGTGGTGATTGCAGCGCGCGACGAAGCTAAGAGCGAGGAGACGCTCGCCGAGTTGAAGCGCATCGGCGTTCCGGCGATCGCAGTTCACGCCGATGTCGCCAACCGGGATGATCTCGAAGCCATGGTCGAGACGGTGGCGCGCGAGCTTGGGCCGATCGATGTTCTGGTCAACAATGCCGGCATTGGGTTTCACGCCGACGCGCTGACCCTGAGCGATGAAGACTGGCAGCGCCTGTTCGCCGTCAATCTCGACGGCGTCTGGAAGGCCAGTCAGGTCGTCGGCAACCAGATGGTGAAGCGAGGCATCGGCTCGATCATCAATATCGGGTCGATCTCAGGCTTGATCATCAATCGCCCGCAATGGCACTCGCCCTACGGCATCTCCAAGGCGGCCGTGCATCACCTGACCCGGTCCCTCGCCGCGGAATGGGCAACTTCGGGTGTCCGGGTCAACGCCATCGCGCCAGGCTATGTGAAGACGGAGATCGCGAGTTCGGAGTACGAGGACTATCGTCATTATTGGCGTGACGAAGTACCGATGCAGCGCTATGCAACGCCGGAAGAAATTGCGCCCATCGCCTTGCTTCTTGCGAGCGACGCGTCTTCCTTTGTCACGGGATCAGTCTTCGTCGTCGATGGAGGCTACACCCTCTGGTAG
- a CDS encoding sugar ABC transporter ATP-binding protein, with translation MSRTVAAAERPCLSLRGISKSYGRVEVLHAVDLDIPKGQILALIGENGAGKSTLMKIIAGAEMPTAGLLAFEGDERHFGSPEAARRAGISIVYQEHALLHDMSVAENLFLGRPLRRPSGLLDVEAMAQAARRVIDRLGVTIDVRRPVGELSLADAQIVEIARSLVDEARLVILDEPTAALERRERETLFQVMRELAASGVTIIFCSHHLDEIAAVAHRTIVLRDGVLVDDLPRDAMRPEAIIQAMIGGKLKEHYPKVAGARRTDPALVIDGLRVGQRPPFDLRLARGEILGLAGLEGSGRAEVARALFGLVPAVADRIEIGGRRANLPRQPREAMTAGLGFLPADRKSEGLFLDQSIAFNASIAALGRFRRGGLISPGAERGSVVAELGRLDLRYNGPDQEAGELSGGNQQKVMLARWFGRAPEILLFEEPTRGIDVRARAEVYRLIGKFVSSGGAAILVSSDNAELVGIADRVLVLYRGRVAAELDGTEISEAAIARYSYSEGLAHVAL, from the coding sequence ATGTCCCGGACCGTCGCCGCAGCGGAGAGGCCGTGCCTGTCGCTCCGGGGCATTTCCAAGAGCTATGGTCGGGTCGAGGTCCTCCATGCGGTGGACCTCGACATCCCGAAAGGCCAGATTCTAGCCCTTATCGGTGAGAACGGTGCCGGCAAGAGCACCCTGATGAAGATCATTGCGGGCGCGGAAATGCCGACCGCGGGCCTGCTTGCTTTCGAGGGCGACGAGCGGCACTTCGGATCGCCTGAAGCGGCGCGCCGGGCGGGCATCTCGATCGTCTATCAGGAGCACGCGCTTCTGCATGACATGAGCGTCGCGGAAAACCTCTTCCTCGGTCGGCCGTTGCGGCGGCCTTCAGGCCTCCTCGATGTCGAGGCGATGGCGCAGGCCGCGCGCCGTGTCATCGATCGGCTCGGCGTAACAATAGATGTGCGCCGGCCCGTCGGCGAATTGTCACTGGCGGACGCGCAGATCGTCGAGATCGCGCGCTCGCTGGTCGACGAGGCCCGCCTTGTCATCCTCGACGAGCCTACCGCAGCGCTCGAGCGGCGCGAGCGCGAGACGCTTTTCCAGGTCATGCGCGAGCTGGCGGCCTCCGGCGTGACCATCATCTTCTGCTCGCATCATCTCGACGAGATCGCCGCGGTCGCGCACCGCACGATCGTGCTGCGCGACGGGGTTCTCGTCGACGATCTGCCGCGGGACGCCATGCGGCCGGAGGCCATCATCCAGGCTATGATTGGCGGCAAGCTCAAGGAACATTATCCGAAGGTCGCGGGGGCCCGGCGCACGGATCCTGCCCTGGTCATCGACGGACTGCGCGTCGGTCAGCGGCCGCCATTCGATCTGCGACTCGCGCGCGGCGAAATTCTCGGTCTGGCCGGCCTCGAGGGGTCCGGTCGTGCCGAGGTGGCGCGGGCGCTCTTTGGCCTGGTTCCGGCTGTGGCGGATCGTATCGAGATCGGGGGCCGCAGGGCCAATCTTCCCCGCCAGCCGCGGGAGGCGATGACGGCGGGACTCGGATTCCTGCCGGCGGATCGCAAGAGCGAGGGGCTGTTTCTCGATCAGTCGATCGCCTTCAACGCCTCGATCGCCGCGCTTGGTCGCTTTCGGCGGGGAGGGCTCATAAGCCCAGGCGCGGAGCGCGGAAGCGTGGTCGCCGAACTGGGGCGTCTCGACCTGCGCTACAACGGTCCCGATCAGGAAGCCGGCGAACTGTCGGGCGGCAATCAGCAGAAGGTCATGCTGGCGCGCTGGTTTGGCCGCGCGCCGGAGATCCTCCTGTTCGAGGAGCCGACGCGAGGCATCGACGTGCGAGCCCGAGCGGAAGTCTACCGCCTGATCGGGAAATTCGTCTCCAGCGGCGGCGCGGCGATCTTGGTCTCGTCGGACAATGCCGAGCTCGTAGGGATCGCCGATCGCGTCCTCGTGCTTTATCGCGGCCGTGTCGCAGCCGAGCTGGATGGCACTGAAATCAGCGAAGCCGCCATTGCGCGGTACAGTTATTCCGAAGGACTTGCCCATGTCGCTCTCTGA
- a CDS encoding sugar ABC transporter substrate-binding protein, with protein sequence MNFYRSKLVVLATALAMAAAPLAAQEYRTDNGMLASRGKAAELPRTGQEPPPKTLDHKIRLGFSPTAMNTQYDIVIAGAKQAIQDIGEDKIELVVQAPSGQSGIAEQMNIVETWVNQHYDAIALATANDKAMVPIYEKAAQAGIPIFMFNMPVALSENPYYVANVGYDQYEAGRLMGLYVAEKFGGKPTNLVIIEGLPGVHNQQRLAGFMDGLGGNQNIKIVASQPGDWVRDRAQSVMENLLTAHPGGIDVVWGMYDEMALGALAAIRGRGLQDKIAVLGYDNTPDAYEAIKRGEMAATVDTASKEMGYNLVMAVYDYLGKGKMVPKVINSEIVIWDQSTIGKFNTSNYTFVKK encoded by the coding sequence GTGAATTTTTATCGTTCCAAATTAGTCGTCCTTGCGACGGCGCTGGCGATGGCCGCGGCACCGCTCGCGGCGCAGGAATACCGGACGGACAATGGCATGCTGGCTTCGAGAGGGAAGGCCGCCGAGCTCCCCCGCACCGGCCAGGAGCCGCCGCCGAAGACGCTCGATCACAAGATCCGGCTGGGCTTCAGCCCGACGGCGATGAACACGCAATACGATATCGTGATTGCCGGGGCGAAGCAGGCCATCCAGGACATCGGCGAGGACAAGATCGAACTCGTCGTCCAGGCCCCGTCCGGCCAGTCGGGCATCGCGGAGCAGATGAACATCGTCGAGACCTGGGTGAACCAGCATTACGACGCGATCGCACTCGCGACGGCCAACGACAAGGCAATGGTGCCCATCTACGAGAAGGCCGCACAGGCCGGCATCCCGATCTTCATGTTCAACATGCCGGTCGCGCTCTCGGAGAACCCGTACTATGTCGCCAATGTGGGCTATGACCAGTATGAGGCCGGCCGCCTCATGGGCCTCTATGTTGCCGAGAAGTTCGGCGGCAAGCCGACCAATCTCGTTATCATCGAGGGGCTGCCGGGCGTCCACAATCAGCAGCGCCTCGCTGGCTTCATGGATGGGCTCGGCGGCAACCAGAACATCAAGATCGTTGCCAGCCAGCCGGGCGATTGGGTCCGCGACCGTGCGCAGTCGGTCATGGAAAACCTCCTGACCGCCCATCCAGGCGGCATCGACGTCGTCTGGGGCATGTATGACGAGATGGCGCTCGGTGCGCTCGCTGCGATCCGTGGACGCGGGCTGCAGGACAAGATCGCCGTGCTCGGCTACGACAACACGCCCGATGCCTATGAAGCGATCAAGCGCGGCGAAATGGCGGCTACCGTCGACACGGCATCCAAGGAGATGGGCTACAACCTCGTCATGGCCGTCTACGACTATCTGGGCAAAGGCAAGATGGTCCCGAAGGTGATCAACTCCGAGATTGTCATCTGGGACCAGTCGACGATCGGCAAGTTCAATACGTCCAACTACACCTTCGTGAAGAAGTGA
- a CDS encoding ABC transporter permease — protein sequence MTTSDRTRSDPGQAGLAGASAGISPADKPKPSSGRWIAALAAFPIAGPLLALVVILIVFSVTTSTFLNPGNLSLIVQQSVVVGTLALGQTLIILVSGIDLANGAIMVLGTVVAGSYLAGGGDPLVAMLLGLVVCVAAASVNGLIVTRFRLPPFIATLGMFTILTAGARLYSQSRSFPINSDLVTILGSGPSIGNLDITYGSLLWVVLTLLLAYALHQTAWGVRLYAIGNSPSAARLNGVNVNGIVFSVYAVAGVFYAFAAWQALGRTPIADPSGYQIANLDSITAVVIGGTSLFGGRGGVFGTFIGALIVVVLKNGLTQAGIDSLYQQIATGFLVILAVGADQYLRRGQRT from the coding sequence ATGACCACGTCTGACCGGACGCGCAGCGACCCCGGCCAGGCGGGTTTGGCCGGCGCGTCGGCGGGGATATCCCCCGCCGACAAACCAAAGCCGAGTTCCGGACGCTGGATCGCCGCCCTTGCCGCCTTCCCGATCGCAGGTCCGCTGCTGGCGCTGGTCGTGATCCTCATCGTCTTCTCGGTGACCACCTCGACCTTTCTCAACCCCGGCAATCTATCGCTGATCGTTCAGCAATCCGTCGTCGTGGGAACGCTGGCGCTCGGCCAGACCCTCATCATTCTCGTGTCGGGCATCGATCTCGCCAATGGGGCGATCATGGTCCTCGGCACCGTCGTCGCCGGCAGCTATCTGGCAGGCGGCGGCGACCCCCTGGTTGCGATGCTGCTGGGCTTGGTTGTCTGCGTTGCCGCGGCCTCCGTGAACGGGCTGATCGTCACCCGCTTCCGCCTGCCGCCTTTCATCGCGACGCTCGGCATGTTCACGATCCTCACGGCTGGCGCGCGGCTCTACAGTCAGTCGCGCAGCTTCCCGATCAATTCAGATCTGGTGACGATCCTCGGCTCGGGTCCATCCATCGGCAATCTGGACATCACCTATGGCAGCCTTCTCTGGGTGGTGCTGACGCTGCTTCTTGCCTATGCGCTGCATCAGACGGCGTGGGGCGTGCGTCTCTACGCCATCGGCAATTCGCCATCGGCCGCGCGGCTCAATGGCGTGAATGTCAACGGCATCGTCTTCAGCGTCTACGCAGTTGCGGGCGTGTTCTACGCCTTCGCTGCCTGGCAGGCGCTGGGTCGCACGCCGATCGCCGATCCCAGCGGCTACCAGATCGCCAATCTCGATTCGATAACGGCGGTGGTGATTGGCGGCACCAGCCTCTTTGGCGGCCGGGGCGGCGTGTTCGGCACCTTCATCGGCGCGCTGATCGTCGTGGTGCTCAAGAACGGCCTGACACAGGCGGGCATCGATTCTCTCTACCAGCAGATCGCAACCGGCTTTCTCGTGATCCTCGCGGTGGGCGCCGATCAATATCTGCGCCGGGGGCAGCGGACATGA